One stretch of Croceibacterium atlanticum DNA includes these proteins:
- a CDS encoding DMT family transporter, whose amino-acid sequence MQTDRQHLKAIALLGLVMLLWAGNSIVARAVRFDVPPLTLAFVRWSGACLFLLPFAWRPLKRDWPAIREHWKIVLLLGLLGVGAFNAFLYSGLQYTTATNALLLHSGIPVLVVILDRLIFGTRANPIQAAGLVASVIGMLVIVFDGQLAAALRLQFGIGDALVLGGVTVWSFYTIFLRLRPVTAPISFIAVTFAVGVIAMAPFAAWEWSAGRTIHWSPGVGAAFLYVAVLPSIVSYFIYNYAAQTVGPAHAGQAITMMPLFGALLSVLLLGEVLHLYHFVGMGFILAGVVLGLLALRGKEAAGAGQAPKLEDAA is encoded by the coding sequence ATGCAAACGGATCGCCAACATCTGAAAGCCATCGCCCTGCTCGGCCTCGTCATGCTGCTATGGGCCGGCAATTCCATCGTCGCCCGCGCGGTACGTTTCGATGTTCCGCCGCTGACGCTTGCCTTCGTCCGGTGGAGCGGGGCCTGCCTGTTCCTGCTGCCTTTCGCCTGGCGCCCGCTGAAGCGGGACTGGCCGGCCATAAGGGAACACTGGAAGATCGTTCTCCTGCTCGGCCTGCTGGGCGTGGGCGCGTTCAACGCGTTTCTCTATTCCGGGCTGCAATATACCACGGCCACGAATGCCCTGTTGCTGCATTCCGGCATTCCCGTGCTGGTGGTGATCCTCGACCGGCTGATTTTCGGCACGCGGGCCAATCCGATCCAGGCGGCTGGCCTCGTCGCGTCGGTTATCGGTATGCTGGTGATCGTGTTCGACGGGCAATTGGCCGCCGCCCTGCGCCTGCAATTCGGCATTGGCGATGCGCTGGTGCTGGGCGGGGTCACCGTCTGGTCCTTCTACACGATCTTCCTGCGCCTGCGCCCGGTCACGGCGCCGATCAGCTTCATCGCGGTGACCTTTGCCGTCGGGGTGATCGCCATGGCGCCTTTCGCGGCCTGGGAATGGAGCGCGGGCCGGACCATTCACTGGAGCCCGGGCGTGGGGGCGGCCTTCCTCTATGTCGCGGTCCTGCCTTCGATCGTATCCTATTTCATATATAATTACGCGGCGCAGACCGTGGGGCCTGCCCATGCCGGGCAGGCGATCACCATGATGCCGCTGTTCGGCGCGCTGCTGTCGGTCCTGCTGCTGGGCGAGGTGCTGCATCTGTATCACTTTGTCGGCATGGGGTTCATCCTGGCGGGCGTGGTGCTGGGCCTGCTGGCCTTGCGGGGGAAAGAGGCGGCTGGCGCCGGGCAGGCACCCAAGCTAGAGGATGCGGCATGA
- a CDS encoding class I SAM-dependent methyltransferase: MSEQVSFGYEDVAPDEKTRRVGAVFSNVAAKYDIMNDAMSGGMHRLWKDRFVRRVKPQPGEQILDMAGGTGDIAFRMEACGANVTVSDINQEMLDVGIERAMERGLDSLVWSRQNAEELTFSSRIFDAYTIAFGIRNVTHIDKALREAHRVLKFGGRFFCLEFSTMEWPGMKDVYDLYSHRLVPQIGKLVAGDEDSYRYLIESIRRFPPMPEFENMIRDAGFVRTRVEPIMGGLVAIHSGWKI, from the coding sequence ATGAGCGAACAGGTTTCCTTCGGTTACGAAGACGTCGCCCCGGATGAAAAGACCCGCCGCGTGGGTGCGGTCTTCTCCAATGTGGCGGCCAAATACGACATCATGAACGATGCGATGTCGGGCGGTATGCACCGTTTGTGGAAGGATCGCTTCGTGCGGCGGGTGAAGCCGCAGCCGGGCGAACAGATCCTGGACATGGCCGGCGGAACGGGGGACATCGCCTTCCGCATGGAAGCGTGCGGCGCCAATGTGACCGTGTCCGACATCAATCAGGAAATGCTGGATGTCGGCATCGAACGGGCGATGGAACGCGGGCTGGATAGCCTCGTCTGGTCGCGCCAGAACGCGGAAGAACTGACTTTCTCCAGCCGGATCTTCGATGCCTATACGATTGCGTTCGGCATCCGCAATGTCACCCATATCGACAAGGCCCTGCGCGAGGCGCACCGCGTGCTGAAATTCGGCGGCCGGTTCTTCTGCCTGGAATTCTCGACCATGGAATGGCCGGGGATGAAGGATGTCTATGATCTCTATTCCCACCGGCTGGTGCCGCAGATCGGCAAGCTGGTTGCCGGGGACGAGGATTCGTATCGTTACCTGATCGAAAGCATCCGCCGGTTCCCGCCGATGCCGGAATTCGAAAACATGATCCGCGATGCGGGTTTCGTCCGGACCAGGGTGGAACCGATCATGGGCGGACTGGTGGCGATCCATTCGGGCTGGAAGATCTGA